One stretch of Acidobacteriota bacterium DNA includes these proteins:
- a CDS encoding acyl-CoA dehydrogenase family protein — MDFDLSKPQRLLQDSARTFFSRECAPERVRELMASDTAHDDNLWRAIADQGWTGLIIPEQYGGLGLGLVEMAVIAEEMGRACLPGAFVSTLWASALIEKAGSEEQKAKWLDGISAGDVKATVALLEASADWNPAAVQLKAERDGEGFRIHGRKEFVNDAAVADLMLVVARGEKGLMVLPVEKGTDGVKVTPTPSIDATRKIYQVDFDNVYVEGAMASGINAALEYSMGVAAIALSAEMLGGMQWTLDTTVEYAKTRQQFGAPIGSYQAVQHHCADMLLYTESSRSAVYYAAWALTEHDPLSRNAVSIAKAYCSDAGREVGNLGIQCHGGIGFTWEHNLHLFYKRAKANELMMGDATFHREKLAQLVIDAKD, encoded by the coding sequence ATGGATTTTGATTTAAGTAAACCACAAAGATTATTGCAGGATTCAGCGCGCACTTTTTTTTCGCGTGAGTGTGCGCCCGAACGTGTGCGTGAATTGATGGCAAGCGATACCGCGCACGATGACAACCTCTGGCGCGCCATTGCTGACCAGGGGTGGACGGGATTGATTATTCCCGAACAGTATGGCGGACTCGGACTGGGACTGGTTGAAATGGCAGTGATTGCCGAAGAGATGGGACGTGCCTGTTTGCCGGGCGCTTTCGTCTCGACGCTTTGGGCATCGGCGTTAATCGAAAAAGCCGGGAGCGAAGAGCAGAAAGCCAAATGGCTTGACGGAATTTCCGCAGGCGATGTCAAAGCGACGGTCGCCTTGCTGGAAGCCAGCGCCGATTGGAACCCGGCGGCGGTGCAACTCAAAGCCGAACGCGATGGCGAAGGTTTCCGCATTCACGGGCGCAAAGAGTTTGTCAATGATGCCGCTGTTGCGGATTTAATGCTCGTGGTGGCGCGCGGCGAAAAAGGTTTAATGGTTCTGCCGGTTGAAAAGGGAACTGATGGCGTAAAGGTTACGCCGACGCCGAGCATTGATGCAACGCGCAAAATTTACCAGGTTGATTTCGATAATGTGTACGTTGAAGGCGCGATGGCATCGGGCATCAATGCGGCATTGGAATATTCAATGGGGGTTGCGGCAATCGCGCTGTCGGCGGAGATGTTGGGCGGCATGCAATGGACGCTTGATACCACAGTTGAATATGCCAAAACCCGGCAGCAATTCGGCGCGCCGATAGGTTCTTATCAAGCGGTTCAACATCATTGCGCCGATATGTTGCTGTATACGGAAAGTTCGCGTTCGGCAGTTTATTATGCGGCGTGGGCGCTCACCGAACATGACCCGCTCTCAAGAAATGCGGTGTCGATTGCCAAGGCGTATTGTTCGGATGCCGGTCGTGAAGTCGGCAACCTCGGCATTCAATGTCACGGCGGTATCGGGTTTACCTGGGAACACAACCTGCACCTGTTTTATAAACGCGCCAAAGCCAATGAATTGATGATGGGAGATGCCACTTTCCATCGCGAAAAACTGGCGCAACTGGTCATCGATGCGAAAGATTGA